The Vicia villosa cultivar HV-30 ecotype Madison, WI unplaced genomic scaffold, Vvil1.0 ctg.000794F_1_1, whole genome shotgun sequence genomic sequence GATACTTGAAGCAAGATGAAGTCAGGTTCGTATGGAATCAAGAAAAGCCTTTGCAGTTGATTTGTTGGACTCTTGGTGGTCAGGTTACAGTTTACAACTTTGTTTGGATCACGGCTGTTACGGACAATTCCATTGCACTAGTCACCGATGGCCCCAATATTCACGTAACACCACTTTCCCTGTCTTTAATGCCGCCTCCTATGTATTTATTTAGCCTAAAATTTTCTTCCCATGTACGGGGTACGGCAGTATATTGTAAAAACTCCAAGAACAAGTTAGCTGCATTTCTTTCAGATGGTAGTTTATGTGTTGTAGAGCTTCCATCAATTGAAACCTGGGAAGAACTAGAGGGGAAAGAATTCAATGTTGAAGCCTCTCACACTGAAATGGTGTTTGGATCCATATTACATCTTGTATGGTTGGATTCACACACGCTGTTATCTGTTTCACATTATGGTTTCAGTCACAGTAATGACTTATTCAAAACCTCACTCAATAAGGATGCACTTCAAGGCTTCTTTTTACAGGAAATAGAACTTGAATGTTCCGAGGATATTGTTCCAGGATTGCTGACATGTTCCGGCTGGCATGCAACAGTTTCAAAGCAAAATACTCTTAAAGAGCTTGTTATTGGCATTGCTCCAAACCCTGCTAGTAAATCTTCTGCATTTATGCAGTTTTCTGGGGGTAAAATCAAAGAGTATTTATCAAAAATGGGCACTGGTGGTGGGTCTCTAGAGCAAGAATTTCAAGGTTTTTCCGCAGCCTGCCCTTGGATGGGTGTAGCGCTGGTCGGAAGTGTTGGCCAGTCAAAACCAGTGCTTTTTGGACTGGATGAGATTGGCAGAGTGCATACTAGCGGGGGGATAGTTGTTGGCAACAACTGCAGCAGTTTTTCATTTTACTCAAATTTGGCAGACGAAGTTATAACACATCTACTTCTTGCAACTAAACAAGATCTGCTTTTTATTGTTGACATTGTTGATATATTTAACGGGGAGTTAGACTCAAAGTATGGAAATTTTGTCCGCAGTAACAGcagaaaaaaggaagaaaatgaaAACTACATACATATATGGGAGAGAGGTGCTAAAATTGTTGGGGTTTTACACGGAGATGAAGCTGCCACTATACTGCAAACTACTCGGGGAAACCTAGAATGTATATACCCTAGAAAATTGGTTTTGGTTTCTATCATTAATGCCTTAACTCAGAAGCGATTTAGAGATGCGTTACTCATGGTCAGGAGGCATAGGATAGATTTCAATGTAATTGTTGATTATTGTGGTTGGCAAGCATTTTCACAATCAGCTTTTGAATTTGTCAGGCAGGTTAACAATCTGGGTTACATAACTGAGTTTGTTTGTTCTGTAAAGAATGAAAATGTTATAGAGAAACTCTACAAAAATCATGTGTCTGTTCCCTGTTCAGAGGTTGCTAATGTTGTGCTAGCTGGAACCCTTGAAAATTGTCATGCTGATAACAAGGTATCTTCTATTTTGATGGCCATAAGGAAAGCACTTGAGGAACACTTTACAGAAAGTCCTGCAAGGGAGCTTTGCATATTAACCACTCTTGCTCGGAGTGAGCCTCCGTTACTTGAAGATGCTCTAAAGAGAATAAAAGTCATTCGTGAAAAGGAGTTGTCTCATGCTGACGACCATATGAGGATGTCTTACCCTTCTGCTGAAGAAGCTTTGAAACACCTGTTATGGTTGGCCGACGGGGATGCTGTCTATGATGCTGCTTTGGGTCTTTATGATTTAAAACTCTCAGCTATTGTGGCATTGAATGCCCAAAAAGATCCAAAAGAATTTCTTCCTTTCTTGCAGGAGTTGGAGCGTATGCCCACACAATTAATGCAATATAATATCGACCTTAGGCTGAAAAGGTTTGAAAAGGCTCTCAGACATATTGCTTCTGCTGGAGATTCATATTATGATGATTGTATGGCACTTGTGAATAAAAACCCTCAACTTTTTCCATTGGCTCTTCAACTTTTTACTGACCCTGCCAAAAGGATGCCATTCCTAGAGGCTTGGGGCGATTATCTAAGTGGTGAAAAAAACTTTGAAGATGCTGCAACAATTTACTTGTCCTGTTTCAATTTGGATAAGGCTCTGAAGTCTTACCGTGCTATTAATAACTGGAGTGGAGTGCTTACAGTTGCTGGGTTCCTTAATCTTGGAAAGGACGAAGTATTGCATCTTGCCGGTGAACTTTGCGAACAACTTCAAGCGCTTGGTAAACCTGGTGAAGCTGCCAAAATTGCCCTGGACTACTGTGGGGATGTTAACTCTGGTGTGAATTTATTAATTTCTGCAAGAGATTGGGAGGAGGCTTTGAGGGTTGTTTTTATGCATAGAAGAGAGGACTTAATTAAAGCTGTAAAGGATGCATCTGTTGAATGTGCAAGCACACTTATCAATGAATATGAAGAAGGATTAGAGAAAGTGGGGAAGTACTTGACCCGTTACTTGGCTGTTCGGCAGAGAAGATTACTTCTTTCAGCCAAGCTCCGATCAGAGGAACGTGCTGCTAGTGATCTTGATGATGACGCTGCTTCAGAAGCTAGCAGTAATTTTAGTGGAATGAGTGCATACACCACAGGGTACGTAATTTACTTTGATCCCATATACATTGCTATATACTTAGAAAGATGTAGGACATCAATTTAACATCCTTTTTTGTATATTCTGAATTGTTTTTCTCTGACTGAGAATGAATTCTGGCCTTATAACATATTATAATGAACAAAATAGAGAGACCTTATGCTCTTTCCATAATCTTTGATGCATTAAATAAGCGTGCTGTTTTATATTCTTTCCATAATCTTTCACGTCATTGTTATACTTATTTCTTGTGTTATACTCTTGGTGCGTGAGACTTCATTTATTTTCCTGATTTCATCCACAGAACCCGGAAAAGTTCTGCTGTTTCTACTATTTCAGCTGCAACTACCAGGGCAAGAGAGGCTAGGCGTCAGAGGAAGAGAGGAAAAATCCGTCCTGGGAGGTATGTAAACATGTGACTTTATTCGCACCTGTCCTTCCTCTTGTACCTTTGTTTTTCATTAGCCACAATTTTGCAGTGCTGGTGAGGAGTTTGCCTTGGTGGATCATTTGAAGGGCATGTCTCTGAGAGTGGAATCAAGACGAGAGCTGAAATCTTTGTTGGTTTCCCTTATGATGTTTGGTGAGGGTGAAACAGCAAGGAAGCTACAGCAAATGGGTGAAAACTTTCAATTGTCTCAGATGGCAGCAGTCAAATTAGCCGAGGAGACAATATCAACTGAAACCATAAATGAGTATGCACATACTTTGGAGCAATATACCCGAAAAGTCAGAGATGAAATGCACAATTCTGAGGATTTGTCGTGGCGGCTGAAAGTGTTTTTGGCATATGAATAAGCTTAACTTTTAACATAAATATCCTATTTTGTAAGGTTATCTGGCATGCAGTTGATGATGTTGCTTTTTTATTTGAGGGGCTTGAATCTATTTCAGAACTATTTCTGTGTAATTCTGCTGAATTGAATGTGCTACTCTGAAATGAAAGTTACTGCCCTAGGAGAGTGTCTTTAGGGTTCTCTAATACGAGTCAATTGAGAGTAATAAAGCGAAACAAATTTAGTGACAATATATTTGTTTGtatttatttgtgtttttttaagTAGTAATTTACACTTTattatagttatttttaattGCAAGAGGAGGAAATATGGCTTAAAATGAAATAAtcagatatatttttttaatttatcttaGGCTTAATTCATCTtgttttggtcccttaacttaaattattgttttgttttagtcttttaattaaaaaatattacgcTTTGGTCCCTTAAAACCGTTGTGTTAGCCTAACTAGTCCCTTCTGTTAATTTTTTTAAGAGAAAACGTTAAAAATTGGCTATATGGCAGTTTTGATGTCTTTTTAAAATGTGACATGGCTTTTTGtttgcttttttttaattttattgatccaattattttaattaaaggccttatttttatcttatttatcTCTTTCTCTCATCCCTTTCTAAGACTTTAGCCGCCACCTTCACTCCTCTTCTCCTTCTTAGACCTTCACTCTTCTCCCTAAGTAATAAGGTTAATATTTCTCATCTCTGCCTTCCTTCCCCAAAACAATAGCTTCAAAGTTACATTTATGGCTTCAAAACCATCATTTTTATTAAGATCTGAAACCATTGAGTGAAGAAAGATGCATTCCTTCCTTCCCCAAAACAATAGCTTCAAAGTTACATTTATGACTTCAAAACCATCATTTTTATTAAGATCTAAAACCATTAAATGAAGAAAGACGCTTTGATGATATTTTACAAGCTTTGACGACACTTTAGATCCATTCAAATCATTCTTTGATTCATTTTCACCTTCTTAAGACTCAATTTTGACAAGCAAATATTTTGGGTATGAGTTTTGGGTTAATGAAGCTCTTAGTgtgaaagaaagaaaggaaaactTTCTACAAGAGGTTGATATATACATGTAATTCACAGTTTTATACTATACACGACACACTATTGAGTTGTTACTGTGACGAATGTTAGAAAGTGCAGTTGTTACTGAAGCCAAACACTATAAGACTTTCATTATTATAGTTGATGGATGTAAAAGAAAGCAATGACAAGTTGGTGGAAAAAGGGTCTCCTTCATTCTGATCAAGAGCTTTTCATAGGTGATGGTTCTCAAAGTGATAGGTTGGTGCAACTATATAGCAAAAATTATTATACCTTTGCTAAAGATTTTGGAGTTTCTATGGTTAACTTGAAGCCTCTTATTGGGAAAAAGGGTGAGGTAAGGTGCAATTGCAGAAAAGTAAACAACTATTGAATATAATGGATGGATAAAAAGAATATGATGGAAGTAATCAAATTATGGGAATGTTATGGCTTATAATGCCATTTTGAATTATGCAAATATATGTAATTTTGCATTATGAATcataatttcattttaaattatatgacttataatgccattttgaacaaatTATGTAATTCTGTTAATGTTTAGTGAAATGATATAGCTTATAATGCCAAATAAGATGATGTATATTTGTTGTGTAACCGTTTGTTAATTGGATGAAATCAGATATATCTATTTGTTCATTGTAATTTAGCTCAAATTGGTCTCTTACCTTATGTGAATGTTTTGGTGACCTGTCGTGCCACCTAGTCAGTATTTAACGTTTTTTCCACAAAAACTAACGGAAGGGACCATTTCAGATAACAAAATGTTAGTTGAGGGACTACTtcgtaactttttttttttgttaagggATTAAAGCAAAACCTAAAATTAAGTTAAAGGACTTGGGGACTAATTATACCTTCattttattagttaatattttatttcaattcatACTGTCGCATTTCGCCCATTTCTCCATCTCATGGGAAGAACGACAATCAAAAGAACAAGGCTTAAAGCTAGCTGTTATAGTGtcccattttaatttttttaaacttttaaatcCCTTTATAGAAACTCGTTCTTTTTGTGtttaaatttaactttttttgGTTCATTTGGTTTCTCTCCAGTTTTGTGTACATGACGCCTCAAATTGTGATGTGATCCTGACTATGTGGTGTCAAGTCAttaaaaatttttatttaaaaaatgaaaatattcaaaaaaatgcatattatatttttaactagACTTATAATTATTAAGCTAGTATTAGTAGAAAACAAACACTAACATTATCATCGTAGTCATTCATCCCCTTTCTTGAACCCTATTTTTAAATCTACAACCATAGTTCATCATTAGTCTCCTTTCTTCTGTCATCATTTTTCATCGTCAAATTATATCCGTTCAACCAACCTCTATTTTGGTCGTTGTTCACTAATCATTTATGAAATCTACCATAGTTGTTCTTCGTTCATCCAACCTTTGTTTACGAAATCTACCATTGAAGGAAGCACAAAATTCAATTGTGAAGAATAATCTTCCTGCATTATAGAAAAGCAACGAAGAAGTGAAATTTTATCTCAGGTATGTGATAAGCTATTTTTCTAGGTTTGGTTTTGTAAAAGTTTGAAACCTAAAGTGAACATTTTTTTGTCATTCTTATGGTCTCCCTTTCTAAAATGTAATTTGGTGTCCCACTTCGTCTCTTGAATAATTTGTTTGGTTTGAGGTCCCATTTTGTATTTCGAATAATTTGTTTGCATATTATGAATAATCTGTGTGTAATGTTTAATTCAAAtcgtttattatgaattgtgcaTTTTAATTTATTGTCAAGACTAACTCAGAATCAAACCATTAGGTTAAGAATACATCATAAGGGTCAATTAATAAACCACCCTATTAAATGGTACATTAATGGAGAAGTCTATGAAATGAATTGAAAGTGGGGTGTGGACTAATGTCATTTATGCAGTTGGAATGTTTGATTAAAAATGAGGGATATAAGGATATCTAGTGTATGTGGTGTTAGAGTTCTAGGTTTAACTTTTAACGTGGCCTTAGACCCCTTTTGATGCGAATGTGCTTAAATTTGCTAAAGATGTTAATGGATTTGAGTTGTTTAATGTGTATGTCGAACATTCCATTGATAATTCTGAGGTGGTAGATAAGGCAAAATTGTGACAAGGTTATGATGAAGAAGTACATATTAAAGGTGATTTTGGTCCAAATTCTGATGATGAGGAAGTACAAGtacatgatgttgatgatgaagtACAAGTTCGGATTGGTGCAGGGGATAACATAGGTAGTAAAAATATTGATGGTGAAGTACAAGTTACAAGAGATGGACAAAAAAGGAATCTAGTGATGATGATGTTGACTATATTGGAAGTGATGGTGAcattactactacaaataacactCTTTATGATGAAACTTTCATCTCGAACATGCTAAAAACCGAGAGTACAGGTCTTGGGAGCgtaatgtttgattttttttaaggaaATAAACAACCTTTTCCCTCGGTTTTCTCACTTGGTGTCTTTTCAAATTCCatgtttttctttgttaattagtaattttcaaaatctttgttATATCAATAAACAAGAATACTAGGCAATAATATAAAAGGAcatatttcattgataataactATTTCACAAATTCAAACTTCTGAGTCCATTCAACTTCAACATTATCCCTATTAACTATTTCTAGCTGAGAGAAAAGTTCagaaagaactcttccatatgGTATGGAAAGTCATTTCCTCCCGAGAGATGATTATCATTTCCTTTAAGTTAAAAATGGTAAGAGAAAGATTAACTCTGACTCTGCGGGTAAGAAAGTACAAGAGATGTTTGTCATCCCAAATAATCATTTCCAGTAGTTTCTCTCTTGGACGGTGATTTGACAGTAGAAGTTGAAACCAAACTTTTGTATTTGGAAGTAGAGTAGCATGACTGGTGGGCTTATCTCTATTGACGTAAATTAGGTGAAAGTGGGTTGAGTAGACATTGTTGAATCTATAATGTTCAACACAACTACCTTTCTCTTTATAGTTTATTGTGTGAGCAACAAGTAATGGAGTAATGGTGATAGGAGAGCCATTGACATAGGACTGGACTGCCTCTACATCATGACTAGTGATGGAGGTATTTAACCAAAACTCTTTAACGAGATTAATATAGATGGGGCCATGAATAATGTCAAAGTAACCATGCAACTTTTGTTTGGATATAGTTTTCCTTATAGCAAAacctttttctttcaaatcatcCAAATCAACAAACTTTTATTGATAATGAACAAAAGATTTTCATCCATTTTTGAAGAAAAGATGAGACTTTGAAACTAGGTTTGAAGACATAAAGAGTTTGAAATGAGACGTTGAAAATAGGTATATTGTTTAAATAGCTCAAAAGGCTCCTTGAAAATCCAAAAGATACGTTACATTTTGAATATGGATAATCATTGTTATTCTAGTGATATGATTTCCAAGTGCACCGTTTTATAAATAAAACCACATCTTACCTCAGATTTTCTTAAAACCGAGGAAAAAAAGTTCATGAAcctttctttttaatatattatttatttgtaaaCTAAATGATCTATCACAGTGGTTTTATTAATAAccgagggataaaataatcaaattttactataaaagcactccTTAAACAAGTTTTACCCTTATCATAACTCGtatgcatcattctttgggataAATTGC encodes the following:
- the LOC131631257 gene encoding elongator complex protein 1-like isoform X1 codes for the protein MKNLNLFREVPLILRLTSDDETFRFAALDIERNRLFFLSSHNFIYTYHLSSFHDKEAWSNNSLLSTDYGIVDLEPDDSVTSFDYLMEKEALLLGTSNGLLLLYDVDANATQVVGNLDGGVNCISLSPDGELLAIITGFGQILVMTHDWDLLYETPLVDDDDDEGHHVNGENFLEGGFEQHQISWRGDGKYFATMSVCSSNLLRKLKVWDRDSGALLASSEEKTFAGAVLEWMPSGAKIAAVYDRKAENECPSIVFFERNGLERSKFSIGEGVNAKVKFLKWNCSSDLLAGVVECESYDAVKIWYFSNNHWYVKHEIRYLKQDEVRFVWNQEKPLQLICWTLGGQVTVYNFVWITAVTDNSIALVTDGPNIHVTPLSLSLMPPPMYLFSLKFSSHVRGTAVYCKNSKNKLAAFLSDGSLCVVELPSIETWEELEGKEFNVEASHTEMVFGSILHLVWLDSHTLLSVSHYGFSHSNDLFKTSLNKDALQGFFLQEIELECSEDIVPGLLTCSGWHATVSKQNTLKELVIGIAPNPASKSSAFMQFSGGKIKEYLSKMGTGGGSLEQEFQGFSAACPWMGVALVGSVGQSKPVLFGLDEIGRVHTSGGIVVGNNCSSFSFYSNLADEVITHLLLATKQDLLFIVDIVDIFNGELDSKYGNFVRSNSRKKEENENYIHIWERGAKIVGVLHGDEAATILQTTRGNLECIYPRKLVLVSIINALTQKRFRDALLMVRRHRIDFNVIVDYCGWQAFSQSAFEFVRQVNNLGYITEFVCSVKNENVIEKLYKNHVSVPCSEVANVVLAGTLENCHADNKVSSILMAIRKALEEHFTESPARELCILTTLARSEPPLLEDALKRIKVIREKELSHADDHMRMSYPSAEEALKHLLWLADGDAVYDAALGLYDLKLSAIVALNAQKDPKEFLPFLQELERMPTQLMQYNIDLRLKRFEKALRHIASAGDSYYDDCMALVNKNPQLFPLALQLFTDPAKRMPFLEAWGDYLSGEKNFEDAATIYLSCFNLDKALKSYRAINNWSGVLTVAGFLNLGKDEVLHLAGELCEQLQALGKPGEAAKIALDYCGDVNSGVNLLISARDWEEALRVVFMHRREDLIKAVKDASVECASTLINEYEEGLEKVGKYLTRYLAVRQRRLLLSAKLRSEERAASDLDDDAASEASSNFSGMSAYTTGTRKSSAVSTISAATTRAREARRQRKRGKIRPGSAGEEFALVDHLKGMSLRVESRRELKSLLVSLMMFGEGETARKLQQMGENFQLSQMAAVKLAEETISTETINEYAHTLEQYTRKVRDEMHNSEDLSWRLKVFLAYE
- the LOC131631257 gene encoding elongator complex protein 1-like isoform X2, whose amino-acid sequence is MSVCSSNLLRKLKVWDRDSGALLASSEEKTFAGAVLEWMPSGAKIAAVYDRKAENECPSIVFFERNGLERSKFSIGEGVNAKVKFLKWNCSSDLLAGVVECESYDAVKIWYFSNNHWYVKHEIRYLKQDEVRFVWNQEKPLQLICWTLGGQVTVYNFVWITAVTDNSIALVTDGPNIHVTPLSLSLMPPPMYLFSLKFSSHVRGTAVYCKNSKNKLAAFLSDGSLCVVELPSIETWEELEGKEFNVEASHTEMVFGSILHLVWLDSHTLLSVSHYGFSHSNDLFKTSLNKDALQGFFLQEIELECSEDIVPGLLTCSGWHATVSKQNTLKELVIGIAPNPASKSSAFMQFSGGKIKEYLSKMGTGGGSLEQEFQGFSAACPWMGVALVGSVGQSKPVLFGLDEIGRVHTSGGIVVGNNCSSFSFYSNLADEVITHLLLATKQDLLFIVDIVDIFNGELDSKYGNFVRSNSRKKEENENYIHIWERGAKIVGVLHGDEAATILQTTRGNLECIYPRKLVLVSIINALTQKRFRDALLMVRRHRIDFNVIVDYCGWQAFSQSAFEFVRQVNNLGYITEFVCSVKNENVIEKLYKNHVSVPCSEVANVVLAGTLENCHADNKVSSILMAIRKALEEHFTESPARELCILTTLARSEPPLLEDALKRIKVIREKELSHADDHMRMSYPSAEEALKHLLWLADGDAVYDAALGLYDLKLSAIVALNAQKDPKEFLPFLQELERMPTQLMQYNIDLRLKRFEKALRHIASAGDSYYDDCMALVNKNPQLFPLALQLFTDPAKRMPFLEAWGDYLSGEKNFEDAATIYLSCFNLDKALKSYRAINNWSGVLTVAGFLNLGKDEVLHLAGELCEQLQALGKPGEAAKIALDYCGDVNSGVNLLISARDWEEALRVVFMHRREDLIKAVKDASVECASTLINEYEEGLEKVGKYLTRYLAVRQRRLLLSAKLRSEERAASDLDDDAASEASSNFSGMSAYTTGTRKSSAVSTISAATTRAREARRQRKRGKIRPGSAGEEFALVDHLKGMSLRVESRRELKSLLVSLMMFGEGETARKLQQMGENFQLSQMAAVKLAEETISTETINEYAHTLEQYTRKVRDEMHNSEDLSWRLKVFLAYE